Proteins found in one Pseudomonas mosselii genomic segment:
- a CDS encoding PA4575 family protein — MRNLSLTRQCLGLVTRIECSIRPLAGDNGMWTLLFAAGMAGEQPSAIKAQGPFHGPMVAESVMNAIVDSLTLHGYQVAEDPQIWCLHLQAQLRRINGERCRNLGDYQFHPET, encoded by the coding sequence ATGCGCAACCTCAGCCTCACCCGCCAGTGCCTGGGCCTGGTGACCCGCATCGAATGCAGCATCCGTCCGCTGGCCGGGGACAACGGCATGTGGACCTTGCTGTTCGCCGCCGGCATGGCCGGTGAACAACCCTCGGCGATCAAGGCCCAGGGCCCGTTCCACGGGCCGATGGTGGCCGAGTCGGTGATGAACGCCATCGTCGACAGCCTCACCCTTCATGGCTATCAGGTCGCGGAAGACCCGCAGATCTGGTGCCTGCACCTGCAGGCGCAGTTGCGCCGGATCAACGGTGAGCGGTGCCGCAATCTTGGGGACTATCAGTTCCATCCGGAAACCTGA
- a CDS encoding Lon protease family protein: MPDPVASRLRLAPEALTRRFSAEQFAFSNTDDLEPFRGVLGQERAVEALQFGVAMPRPGYNVYVMGEPGTGRFSFVKRYLKAEGKRQHTPADWLYVNNFEDSREPRALELPSGSAHEFINDMNGLIDNLLATFPAVFEHPSYQQKKSAIDRAFNQRYDRALDVIERASLEKDVALYRDSSNVAFTPMADGKALDEAEFAQLPEEVRERFHEDIAALEDRLNEELSSLPQWKRESSNQLRQLNEETITLALQPLLAPLSEKYAENAAVCAYLQSMQLNLLRTVVEQLVDDSKTDAVARKMLEEQYAPNLVVGHPGKGGAPVVFEPHPTYDNLFGRIEYSTDQGALYTSYRQLRAGALHRANGGFLILEAEKMLGEPFVWDALKRALQSRKLKMESPLGELGRVATVSLTPQVIPLSVKLVIIGSRQLYYALQDHDPDFQEMFRVLVDFDEDMPMVDENLEQFAQLLRTRTNEEGMAPLTSDAVARLATYSARLAENQSRLSARIGDLFQLVSEADFIRQLANEAMTDAGHIERALKAKAQRTGRVSQRVLDDMLAGIILIDTEGAAIGKCNGLTVLEVGDSAFGMPARISATVYPGGSGIVDIEREVNLGQPIHSKGVMILTGYLGSRYAQEFPLAISASIALEQSYGYVDGDSASLGEACTLISALSRTPLKQCFAITGSINQFGEVQAVGGVNEKIEGFFRLCEARGLTGEQGVIIPRANVATLMLDERVVQAVEAGRFHVYAVSQADEALSLLVGEEAGAVDDKGEFAEGSVNARVVERLRVIAEMISEEEIKEAEKERMEEVIAQAKPA; the protein is encoded by the coding sequence ATGCCCGATCCTGTCGCCTCGCGCCTGCGTCTCGCGCCCGAAGCCCTGACCCGGCGTTTCTCCGCTGAACAGTTCGCTTTCTCCAACACCGACGACCTGGAGCCGTTTCGTGGCGTCCTGGGCCAGGAGCGTGCCGTCGAGGCCCTGCAGTTCGGCGTGGCCATGCCGCGCCCCGGTTACAACGTGTATGTGATGGGCGAGCCCGGCACGGGCCGCTTCTCGTTCGTCAAGCGTTACCTCAAGGCCGAAGGCAAGCGCCAGCACACCCCGGCCGACTGGCTGTACGTCAACAACTTCGAGGACTCCCGCGAGCCGCGCGCCCTCGAGCTGCCGTCCGGCAGCGCCCATGAGTTCATCAACGACATGAACGGGCTGATCGACAACCTGCTGGCTACCTTCCCGGCAGTGTTCGAACACCCGTCGTACCAGCAGAAGAAGAGCGCCATCGACCGCGCCTTCAACCAGCGCTACGACCGGGCGCTGGACGTGATCGAGCGGGCTTCGCTGGAAAAGGACGTGGCGCTGTACCGCGACAGCAGCAACGTCGCCTTCACCCCCATGGCCGACGGCAAGGCGCTGGACGAGGCCGAGTTTGCCCAACTGCCGGAGGAGGTGCGCGAGCGCTTCCATGAAGACATCGCCGCGCTCGAGGACCGCCTGAACGAGGAACTGTCCAGCCTGCCGCAGTGGAAGCGCGAGTCGAGCAACCAGTTGCGCCAGCTCAATGAAGAGACCATCACCCTCGCCCTGCAGCCGCTGCTGGCGCCGCTGTCGGAGAAATACGCGGAAAACGCCGCGGTGTGCGCCTACTTGCAATCGATGCAGTTGAACCTGCTGCGCACCGTGGTCGAACAGCTGGTCGACGACAGCAAGACCGACGCCGTGGCGCGCAAGATGCTCGAAGAGCAGTACGCGCCCAACCTGGTGGTTGGCCATCCCGGCAAGGGCGGGGCGCCGGTGGTGTTCGAGCCGCATCCGACCTACGACAACCTGTTCGGCCGCATCGAATACAGCACCGACCAGGGCGCGCTGTACACCTCCTATCGCCAGCTGCGCGCGGGAGCGCTGCACCGCGCCAACGGCGGTTTCCTGATCCTGGAAGCGGAGAAGATGCTCGGCGAGCCGTTCGTCTGGGACGCCCTCAAGCGCGCGCTGCAATCGCGCAAGCTGAAGATGGAGTCGCCGCTGGGCGAACTGGGCCGCGTCGCCACCGTCAGCCTGACGCCGCAGGTTATCCCGCTCAGCGTCAAGCTGGTGATCATCGGCTCGCGCCAGCTGTACTACGCGCTGCAGGACCACGACCCGGACTTCCAGGAGATGTTCCGGGTGCTGGTGGACTTCGACGAAGACATGCCGATGGTCGACGAGAACCTGGAGCAGTTTGCCCAGCTGTTGCGCACCCGCACCAACGAAGAGGGCATGGCGCCGCTGACCAGCGACGCGGTGGCGCGCCTGGCCACCTACAGCGCGCGCCTGGCCGAGAACCAGTCGCGGCTGTCGGCGCGGATCGGCGACCTGTTCCAGCTGGTCAGCGAGGCGGACTTCATCCGCCAGCTGGCCAACGAGGCCATGACCGACGCCGGCCATATCGAGCGGGCGCTCAAGGCCAAGGCCCAGCGCACCGGGCGGGTCTCGCAGCGGGTGCTCGACGACATGCTCGCCGGGATCATCCTGATCGATACCGAAGGCGCGGCAATCGGCAAGTGCAACGGCCTGACCGTGCTCGAGGTCGGTGATTCGGCGTTCGGCATGCCCGCGCGGATTTCCGCCACGGTCTATCCGGGCGGCAGCGGCATCGTCGACATCGAGCGCGAGGTCAACCTCGGGCAGCCGATCCACTCCAAGGGGGTGATGATCCTCACCGGCTACCTGGGCAGCCGCTATGCCCAGGAGTTTCCCCTGGCGATTTCGGCGAGCATCGCCCTGGAGCAGTCCTACGGCTACGTCGACGGCGACAGCGCCTCGCTGGGCGAGGCCTGCACGTTGATCTCGGCGCTGTCGCGCACCCCGCTCAAGCAGTGCTTCGCCATCACCGGCTCGATCAACCAGTTCGGCGAGGTGCAGGCGGTCGGCGGGGTCAACGAGAAGATCGAAGGCTTCTTCCGCCTCTGCGAGGCCCGTGGCCTGACCGGCGAGCAGGGCGTGATCATCCCGCGGGCCAACGTCGCTACGTTGATGCTCGACGAGCGGGTAGTGCAGGCGGTCGAGGCCGGGCGCTTCCATGTCTACGCCGTCAGCCAGGCCGACGAGGCGCTGAGCCTGCTGGTCGGCGAGGAAGCCGGCGCGGTCGACGACAAGGGCGAGTTTGCCGAGGGCAGCGTCAACGCCCGGGTGGTCGAGCGCCTGCGGGTGATCGCCGAGATGATCAGCGAGGAAGAGATCAAGGAGGCCGAGAAGGAGCGTATGGAGGAGGTCATCGCCCAGGCCAAGCCTGCCTGA
- a CDS encoding DUF3015 domain-containing protein — translation MKRILLGTLFAAVSINAMAEAPGGPNCGWGNLLFEGQRGTPAHFLASTTNGTSGNATFGMTSGTNGCSTKAALTYGGKSWFAMNGMMNELSEDMAQGQGEALTTYAVVLGVAPEDRARFAAVTHEHFQQIFSSADVTAETVHSNTLAVLKSDPQLAKYATEA, via the coding sequence ATGAAACGGATTCTTCTGGGTACTCTGTTCGCCGCTGTCTCGATCAACGCCATGGCCGAAGCGCCGGGCGGCCCGAACTGCGGCTGGGGCAACTTGCTGTTCGAGGGCCAGCGCGGCACACCGGCCCACTTCCTGGCCTCCACCACCAACGGCACGTCCGGCAACGCAACCTTCGGCATGACCTCGGGCACCAACGGCTGCTCGACCAAGGCCGCGCTCACCTATGGCGGCAAATCCTGGTTTGCCATGAACGGCATGATGAACGAGCTCTCCGAAGACATGGCCCAGGGCCAGGGCGAAGCCCTGACCACCTACGCCGTGGTCCTCGGTGTGGCCCCTGAAGACCGCGCGCGCTTCGCCGCCGTCACCCACGAGCACTTCCAGCAGATCTTCAGCAGCGCCGACGTGACTGCCGAAACTGTCCACTCCAACACCCTGGCCGTGCTCAAGAGCGACCCACAACTGGCCAAGTACGCCACCGAGGCTTAA
- a CDS encoding Lnb N-terminal periplasmic domain-containing protein — protein MFKRLAPLALLVSAPIHAAPQLDPARVQQLAATPYWIALGHYETAKLGGWRSYVDDKRFFLAEDGAHHPDQELQATVAALYAPASLGDKHAQCVFPARTRWLREQLNLSDLPSPDCQEFKTWYTSIDPHSATLIFPAAYLNSPSSMFGHTLLRIDQSNTRRDDTTLLSYAINFGAYIEGSDNSILYAWKGLMGGYPGLFAMMPYQEKLSEYRSLENRDLWEYQLDLTPEETGRMVEHVWELKQIKFDYFFFDENCSYRLLELLQVARPSLDLTSQFPLTAIPTDTVKAVKQSGLVSDVRYRPSRERELLARAEPLDHEEKQQVLAISADTAQLQSPDFTALPRERQALVQDAAYRLERYRANGQERDPAQAARSFELLRAINRNPPPPLVIERPGLPEDGHQSRTWQLGVGTREDRAYAEYGLRMAYHDLNDNLYGFPLGAQIEILQLKLRQYEGNDWQVQRLDLATIRSLTPRNELLKPWSWQVAGGLERVPGKHDDEVLVSHVNGGAGGTWQLSDDLLGFALGTVRVEHHNDFAEFISPAAGFNGGLLWRNPLGNLTLEAKGDYFTNGEVRRSVSLNQQWEISRDLGLRLSASRQFSHLATAQNEVMLELKWYQY, from the coding sequence ATGTTCAAACGCCTCGCTCCCCTGGCGCTGCTCGTCAGCGCACCGATTCATGCCGCGCCACAGCTCGACCCGGCCCGCGTCCAGCAGTTGGCGGCCACGCCCTACTGGATCGCCCTCGGGCACTACGAAACCGCCAAGCTCGGCGGCTGGCGCAGCTATGTGGACGACAAACGCTTTTTCCTCGCCGAGGATGGCGCCCACCATCCCGACCAGGAGCTGCAGGCCACCGTCGCCGCCCTGTACGCCCCAGCCAGCCTGGGCGACAAGCATGCCCAATGCGTGTTCCCCGCGCGTACCCGCTGGCTGCGCGAACAGCTGAACCTCAGTGACCTGCCGAGCCCGGACTGCCAGGAGTTCAAGACCTGGTACACATCCATCGACCCGCACAGCGCGACGCTGATCTTCCCGGCGGCCTATCTCAATAGCCCGTCGTCGATGTTCGGCCACACGCTGCTGCGTATCGACCAGTCCAACACCCGTCGCGACGACACCACGCTGCTGAGCTACGCGATCAACTTCGGCGCCTATATCGAAGGCAGCGACAACAGCATCCTCTACGCCTGGAAAGGCCTGATGGGCGGTTATCCCGGGCTGTTCGCGATGATGCCCTACCAGGAGAAGCTGTCCGAGTACCGCAGCCTGGAAAACCGCGACCTTTGGGAATACCAGTTGGACCTGACGCCCGAGGAGACCGGACGCATGGTCGAGCACGTGTGGGAGCTCAAGCAGATCAAGTTCGACTACTTCTTCTTCGACGAGAACTGCTCCTACCGCCTGCTGGAACTGCTGCAGGTGGCGCGCCCGAGCCTGGACCTGACCTCGCAGTTCCCGCTGACCGCCATTCCCACCGACACGGTCAAGGCGGTCAAGCAATCGGGGTTGGTCTCCGATGTGCGCTACCGTCCCTCCCGCGAGCGCGAACTGCTGGCCCGCGCCGAGCCGCTGGACCATGAGGAAAAACAGCAGGTGCTGGCCATCAGCGCCGATACCGCTCAGTTGCAGAGCCCCGACTTCACCGCCCTGCCCCGCGAACGCCAGGCGCTGGTGCAGGATGCCGCCTATCGCCTGGAGCGCTACCGGGCCAACGGCCAGGAACGCGACCCGGCCCAGGCCGCGCGCAGTTTCGAGCTGCTCAGGGCGATCAACCGCAACCCGCCGCCACCGCTGGTGATCGAGCGCCCAGGCCTGCCCGAGGACGGCCATCAGTCGCGCACCTGGCAACTGGGCGTCGGGACCCGCGAGGACCGCGCTTACGCCGAGTACGGCCTGCGCATGGCTTATCACGACCTCAACGACAACCTGTATGGCTTCCCGCTGGGCGCGCAGATCGAGATCCTTCAGCTCAAATTGCGCCAGTACGAGGGCAACGACTGGCAGGTGCAGCGCCTGGACCTGGCCACCATCCGCTCACTGACCCCGCGCAATGAGTTGCTCAAGCCCTGGTCGTGGCAGGTTGCCGGGGGCCTGGAGCGGGTGCCTGGCAAGCACGACGACGAGGTGCTGGTCAGCCACGTCAACGGCGGCGCCGGCGGAACCTGGCAGTTGAGCGACGACCTGCTTGGCTTCGCCCTGGGCACAGTGCGGGTGGAACACCACAACGACTTCGCCGAGTTCATCTCGCCGGCAGCCGGGTTCAATGGCGGGCTGCTGTGGCGCAATCCGCTGGGCAACCTGACGCTGGAAGCCAAGGGTGATTACTTCACCAATGGCGAGGTACGCCGCAGCGTGAGCCTGAACCAGCAGTGGGAGATCAGCCGGGACCTTGGGCTGCGGTTGAGCGCCTCCCGGCAGTTCAGCCATCTGGCCACGGCGCAGAACGAGGTGATGCTGGAGCTGAAGTGGTACCAATACTGA
- a CDS encoding GreA/GreB family elongation factor, translated as MSRAFVNEDQAAAQASQPVERRVSDQPNYVTATGLAQLQQRLAMLTALRSELQAQGERADRQRLADTERDLRYFSARVQSAQVVPTATSTEKVQIGSRVRFVDEDNQEHQVQLVGEDQADAVHGLVNWGSPLGRALLGAGPGDEVLWRRPAGDQMIEVVAILGEV; from the coding sequence ATGAGCCGAGCATTCGTCAACGAAGACCAGGCCGCCGCCCAGGCCAGCCAGCCGGTGGAGCGACGGGTCAGCGACCAGCCCAACTACGTCACTGCCACCGGCCTCGCCCAGTTGCAGCAGCGGCTGGCCATGCTCACTGCGCTGCGCAGCGAACTGCAGGCCCAGGGCGAGCGCGCCGACCGGCAGCGGCTGGCCGATACCGAGCGCGACCTGCGCTACTTCAGCGCCCGCGTGCAGAGTGCGCAGGTGGTACCGACCGCCACGTCCACCGAAAAAGTTCAGATCGGCAGCCGAGTGCGGTTCGTCGATGAGGACAACCAGGAGCATCAGGTGCAACTGGTGGGCGAGGACCAGGCCGACGCGGTACACGGGCTGGTCAACTGGGGCTCGCCGCTGGGACGGGCGCTGCTGGGCGCCGGACCTGGGGATGAGGTGCTGTGGCGCAGGCCGGCGGGGGATCAGATGATCGAGGTGGTGGCCATTCTGGGGGAGGTCTGA
- the pbpC gene encoding peptidoglycan glycosyltransferase PbpC (penicillin-binding protein 1C) has translation MPSLARPGLLKLLRRVAASVLAVMVLLWLADRIWPLPMPGDDLARVVLAEDGTPLWRFADADGVWRYPVSPDEVSPLYLEALLAYEDRWFYHHPGVNPMALARAAWLNLRGGRVVSGGSTLSMQVARLLDPHDRTLAGKLRQLWRTAQLEWHLSKAEILQLYLNRAPFGGTLQGVAAASWAYLGKSPKHLTPAEAALLAVLPQAPSRLRPDRHPERAQRARDKVLQRLAEYQVWPAQRIDEAREEPLLLAPRQEPALAPLLARRLNTPDSPPLIRTTIDAALQRRLEDLLMGWRARLPERTSAALLVVETQSMAVRAYLGSIDLSDERRFGHVDMIHALRSPGSTLKPFLYAMAMDDGLIHSESLLQDVPRRYGDYRPGNFSMGFSGPVSASSALALSLNLPAVQLLEAYGPKRFAAQMRMGGMPLVLPPLAEPNLSLILGGAGSRLEDLVGGYAALGRGGNSAKIRLQPQDPLVERRLLSPGSAWITRRILSGLARPDRDPHAELVQRPQLAWKTGTSYGFRDAWSVGVGPRYLIGVWIGRPDGTPVPGQFGLASAAPLMLQVHDLLSNRDSQRGIEVPVEPVPASVGVAAICWPLGQPMNRQDTNCRRQRFAWTLDGTTPPTLLAADQPLGLGLRETVWLNDQGLRVDAACPGAKAHDVALWPAPLEPWLPRAERRAARLPAVDPACPPQQVVSAPPLSIVGVRAGDNLRRPATSHEPLQLRVSALGGAGRRWWFLNGQPLGETQGQDSLPVRFEQAGSIELSALDESGETARVAFQVSE, from the coding sequence ATGCCAAGCTTAGCGCGCCCAGGTCTGCTCAAGCTGCTGCGGCGTGTCGCCGCCTCCGTGCTGGCGGTCATGGTCCTGCTGTGGCTGGCCGACCGCATCTGGCCGTTGCCCATGCCGGGCGACGACCTGGCGCGGGTGGTGCTGGCCGAGGACGGCACGCCGCTGTGGCGCTTCGCCGATGCTGACGGCGTGTGGCGCTACCCGGTCAGCCCGGACGAAGTCTCGCCGCTGTACCTTGAAGCCTTGCTCGCCTACGAGGACCGCTGGTTCTATCACCACCCTGGGGTCAACCCCATGGCCCTGGCCCGGGCGGCCTGGCTCAACCTGCGCGGCGGGCGGGTGGTGTCCGGCGGCAGCACCCTGTCGATGCAGGTGGCGCGCCTGCTCGATCCGCACGACCGCACCCTGGCCGGCAAGCTGCGCCAGTTGTGGCGCACGGCGCAGCTGGAGTGGCACCTGTCCAAGGCCGAGATCCTGCAGCTCTATCTCAATCGGGCGCCGTTCGGCGGTACCTTGCAGGGCGTGGCCGCGGCCAGCTGGGCCTACCTGGGCAAGTCGCCGAAACACCTGACCCCGGCCGAGGCCGCGCTGCTCGCCGTGCTGCCCCAGGCGCCGAGCCGCCTGCGTCCGGACCGTCATCCCGAGCGTGCCCAGCGCGCCCGGGACAAGGTGCTACAACGCCTGGCCGAGTATCAGGTGTGGCCGGCCCAACGCATCGATGAGGCCCGCGAAGAGCCGCTGCTGCTGGCGCCGCGCCAGGAACCGGCACTGGCGCCCTTGCTGGCTCGGCGGCTGAACACGCCGGACAGCCCGCCGCTGATCCGCACCACTATCGACGCCGCCCTGCAACGACGCCTCGAAGACCTGCTGATGGGCTGGCGCGCGCGCCTGCCCGAGCGCACCTCGGCGGCGCTGCTGGTGGTGGAAACCCAGAGCATGGCGGTGCGCGCCTATCTCGGTTCCATCGACCTGAGCGACGAGCGTCGCTTCGGCCATGTGGACATGATCCACGCCCTGCGCTCGCCCGGCTCGACCCTCAAGCCATTCCTCTATGCCATGGCCATGGACGACGGCCTGATCCATTCCGAATCGTTGCTGCAGGATGTGCCCCGGCGCTATGGCGACTACCGCCCCGGCAACTTCTCCATGGGCTTCAGCGGCCCGGTGTCGGCCAGCTCGGCGCTGGCGCTGTCGCTCAACCTGCCGGCGGTGCAGCTGCTCGAGGCCTACGGGCCGAAACGTTTCGCCGCGCAGATGCGCATGGGCGGCATGCCGCTGGTGCTGCCACCGCTGGCCGAGCCGAACCTGTCGTTGATTCTGGGTGGCGCGGGCAGCCGGCTGGAGGACCTGGTCGGTGGCTACGCCGCGCTCGGCCGTGGCGGCAACAGCGCGAAGATTCGCCTGCAGCCCCAGGACCCGCTGGTGGAGCGCCGCCTGTTGTCGCCGGGCTCGGCCTGGATCACCCGGCGTATCCTCAGCGGCCTGGCCCGGCCGGACCGCGACCCTCATGCCGAACTGGTGCAGCGTCCGCAACTGGCCTGGAAGACTGGCACCAGCTACGGCTTTCGCGATGCCTGGTCGGTGGGGGTCGGTCCGCGCTACTTGATCGGCGTATGGATCGGCCGTCCCGATGGCACCCCGGTGCCGGGCCAGTTCGGCCTGGCCTCGGCGGCGCCGCTGATGCTGCAGGTGCACGACCTGCTGAGCAATCGCGACAGCCAGCGCGGCATCGAGGTGCCGGTCGAGCCTGTGCCCGCCTCGGTAGGCGTGGCGGCCATCTGTTGGCCCCTGGGCCAGCCGATGAACCGCCAGGACACCAACTGCCGCCGCCAGCGCTTTGCCTGGACCCTGGACGGCACCACCCCGCCGACCTTGCTGGCGGCCGACCAGCCCCTGGGTCTGGGATTGCGCGAGACGGTGTGGCTCAACGACCAGGGACTGCGCGTCGATGCCGCTTGCCCCGGGGCCAAGGCCCACGACGTCGCCTTGTGGCCGGCCCCGCTGGAACCCTGGCTGCCAAGGGCCGAGCGCCGCGCCGCGCGGTTGCCCGCGGTGGACCCGGCCTGCCCGCCACAGCAGGTGGTCAGCGCGCCGCCGCTGTCGATCGTCGGCGTGCGCGCCGGCGACAACCTGCGCCGCCCGGCCACCAGTCACGAGCCGTTGCAACTGCGGGTGTCGGCCCTGGGCGGCGCGGGGCGGCGCTGGTGGTTCCTTAATGGTCAGCCGCTGGGCGAAACCCAGGGGCAGGACAGCTTGCCGGTGCGTTTCGAACAGGCGGGCAGCATCGAGTTGAGTGCGTTGGATGAAAGTGGCGAGACGGCGCGGGTGGCGTTTCAGGTCAGCGAGTAA